In Caproiciproducens sp. NJN-50, the following are encoded in one genomic region:
- the recO gene encoding DNA repair protein RecO, which translates to MRTDAEGLVITEKCVGDSDRLITILTKRKGILRAFVQRPGRAKDGRLSATRLFSYSRFTIFEGRDKYIIDDARPIEVFFDLRKDIGRLSLAQYFCELSIALAPQDAPAEEYLSLVLNALYLLGRGDRPNGIVKAVVEMRMLALSGYQPDLVGCAECGKFGSDPMWFLPVSGRIVCNECGCPQGEPSIRLGRGAMAGLRHTIYAEPGKAFSFSLSRQGTEELARAAEAYVLSTLGRGFATLDFYHATAGETGWKG; encoded by the coding sequence ATGAGAACGGATGCCGAGGGATTGGTTATCACGGAGAAATGCGTGGGTGACAGTGACCGGCTGATTACCATTCTGACAAAGCGAAAAGGAATTCTGCGAGCTTTTGTTCAGCGGCCCGGGCGGGCCAAAGACGGCAGGCTTTCCGCCACGCGGCTGTTCAGTTATTCCCGCTTCACCATCTTTGAGGGGCGGGACAAATACATAATTGATGACGCCCGGCCGATCGAGGTTTTTTTTGACCTCCGCAAGGATATCGGGCGCCTTTCGCTTGCGCAGTATTTCTGCGAGCTTTCGATCGCCCTGGCCCCGCAGGACGCGCCGGCGGAGGAGTATCTAAGCCTGGTTCTCAACGCGCTTTATCTGCTGGGCCGGGGAGACCGGCCGAACGGCATTGTCAAAGCGGTCGTGGAAATGCGCATGCTCGCTTTGTCCGGCTATCAGCCGGATCTTGTCGGATGTGCGGAGTGCGGAAAATTCGGGTCCGACCCGATGTGGTTTCTGCCGGTTTCCGGCCGGATTGTCTGTAATGAATGCGGCTGCCCGCAGGGCGAGCCGTCGATCCGGCTGGGACGCGGAGCCATGGCCGGGCTGCGCCATACGATTTACGCCGAGCCGGGCAAGGCGTTTTCCTTTTCCCTGTCGCGGCAGGGGACGGAAGAGCTGGCGCGGGCGGCGGAAGCCTATGTGCTCAGCACGCTGGGGCGCGGATTTGCCACTTTGGATTTTTACCATGCAACGGCGGGAGAAACAGGGTGGAAAGGATAA
- a CDS encoding GNAT family N-acetyltransferase, whose translation MEHSEKLSIRTADRSDLKDILALYAGAIQKMRDEGIDQWDEIYPDGKMLSADVENRDMLLLVEDGKPVSAVAVNAEQSPEYESVGWRICRAGPPGVIHRLCVSAGAQGGGMGSRTLKAAERFALSRGYRCIRLDAFVKNPQAIRLYESAGYQRAGTVTFRKGAFICYEKLLEGLK comes from the coding sequence ATGGAACATTCCGAGAAGTTGAGCATTCGGACGGCGGACCGATCGGATCTTAAGGATATTCTCGCGCTTTACGCCGGGGCAATCCAGAAAATGCGCGATGAGGGGATCGACCAGTGGGATGAGATTTATCCCGACGGAAAAATGCTGTCTGCGGATGTTGAAAATCGAGACATGCTGCTGCTTGTGGAAGACGGAAAGCCGGTTTCCGCCGTTGCGGTAAACGCGGAGCAATCGCCGGAATATGAGTCGGTTGGCTGGCGGATTTGCAGAGCGGGTCCGCCCGGCGTGATCCACCGCCTTTGCGTGAGCGCGGGAGCGCAGGGCGGGGGAATGGGCTCGCGGACTCTGAAAGCCGCCGAACGGTTTGCCCTCTCGCGCGGATATCGCTGTATACGGCTGGATGCTTTCGTGAAAAATCCGCAGGCGATCCGGTTATATGAGTCCGCCGGATACCAAAGGGCCGGAACCGTAACGTTCCGCAAGGGAGCTTTTATCTGTTATGAAAAACTTTTGGAAGGCTTGAAATGA